CCGCGCGACTCGTGAGAGCGAAGGCTCGAGCGTCATGGTGAAGGCCGCGAGCGTTCTCGCGGCGACGGCGCTGCTGACCGCGGCGGCCTGGGCGGAGACGCCGGAGACGTCGAGCGCGCCCGCGGCGGCGCCCACGCTGACCCTCGCCGCGGCCCTGGACCTCGCCGCGAGGCAGAACCTGGATATCGCCGCGGCGCGGCTCCGCCGCCCGGTCGCGCAGGCGGGAGTCCGCGTCGCGAGGCAGGTCCCCAACCCGGGGCTCAGCGTCTCGGCGGCGCGGGACACGCCCCACGAGAGCGTCGTGATCGACCAGCCGCTCGAGATCGGAGGGCGGCGCGGCCGGCGAATCGAGATGGCGCGGCAGGAGGCCGCGCTCACGGATCTCGAGATCGCGGCTCTGGAGCGCCGGGTCCGCCGCGAGGTGCGCGAGGCGTTCTACGGCCTGATCGCCGCCCGCGACGCCACCGCCCAGCGCGATGGCGCGCTCGCTCTCGCCCGCAGGCTCCGGGAGATCGCTAAGGCGCGCTTCGACGCCGGGGACGTCCCCCAGCTCGAGGTGTTCGAGGCCGAGATGGAAATGGCCCGCGCGGAAGCCGAGCTCGCGGTGCAGCAGCAGGAAGAAAAGGTCGCCCTGAGCCGGCTCGACGCGCTTCTGGCCGCGCCGGCCGGCGCGGGCTGGAGGATCGTCGGCTCCCTCGAGGACGCTCCGTCGGCCCTCACGATGGACGAGCTGGTCTCCCGCGCGGCGCAGTCGAACTCCGATCTCGAGCGCCTCGCGCAGGAGATCAGGGTGGAAGAGAGCCAGCGGACGCTCTTCCGCGCCGAGCGGATTCCCGATCTCACCGTCGAGTTCGGGAGCGATTTCAACGCGCCGGGCGACTTTCACGCCGGAGCGCGCGGGGGATTCTCCCTCGAGATCCCGCTCTTCTCGCGGAAACAGGGGGAGCTGGCCCGCTCGAGCGCCACGCTCGCCGCGCTCGACGCCGAGTCCGACGCCACGCGCCGCGCCGTGGCGGCCCGGGTCGAAGCCGCGTACGGCGAGTGGAGCGTCAGGAGGACCGAGGCGGAACTCTACCGCAGCTCGCTGGTGCCGGCGGCGCGCCGCCTCGAAGGACTTGCGGAAGAGAGCTACCGTGAGGGAAAGGCGAACCTGCTGACCGTCCTTGACGCCCAGCGGAACGTGCGACAGGTGGAACGCGAGTACCGGGAGAGCCTCGTCGGCCTCCAGGCCGCGTTCGCGGGGCTCGAGGAGGCCGTGGGCGTGGCGCTCGACTGATGCGCGACCTCTCAAACGGTCCGGCCCGGTGGCCGCGGCTCGCGGCGGCCGTGGCGCTCGCCGCGGCCCTGGCCGTCGCCGGCTGCTCGCGGAGGTCCGGCGCGGACGAGGGGGAGGGCGGAGAGAAGGGCGAAGCCGCCGTCGTGGACGTCACGCTGACGCAGGTGACCCGGGCGCCGATCAGCCGGACCGTCACGATCTCCGGGACCGTCGCCGCGCTCCCGAACCGGGACGTGCGCGTCAGCTCCCTCGTCGCCGGGCGCGTGGCGGAGCTGCCCGTCGCGGAAGGGGACCCGGTCGCGGCCGGCCAAAGGGTCGCCAGGATCGACGACCGGCTCCTGCGCGAGCAGTCGAGGCAGGCCGAGGCGGCCCTGGCGCAGGCCGAGGCCGGTCTCGAGAACGCGAAGCTGGCGCGCGCGAGGAACGAGACGCTCTTCGAGCGCGGCATCGCCGCGCGAAAGGAGGTCGAGGACTCGCGCACGCAGGAGGCCGTGGCCGAAGCGGCTCTGAAGCAGGCGCAGGCGACGGCGTCCCTGGCGGAGACGCAGCTGATGCGCGCCGAGATCCGGTCGCCGATCGGCGGCGCCGTCGTGAAGCGGTTCGTCAGCGTCGGGGAGCAGGTGGACGGCACGGCGGCAGAGCCGCTGTTCGAGGTGGCGGATCGCCGCGAGGTGGAGCTCTACGCCAACGTGCCCGCGGCGTACCTGCCGGCGTTCCGGTCGGGGCAGGCCGTCGAGCTCGAAGGCGATTCCTTGCGCGGCGAGACGCTGCACGGCCGCGTCGTCGCCGTGTCGGCCGCCGTGGACCCGACGACCGACCTGGGACTGGTGCGGATCCGGCTCGCCAACGAAGCCGGATCCCTCGCGCTGGGGACGTTCCTGTCCGCGCGAATTCCGCTCGAGACCCACGCCGACGCGCTGGTCGCCCCGTCGCAGGCCGTCTACCGCGACCAGGAAGGCCGGCCGCACGTTTACCGGGTCGAGGGAGACGCCGCCACCGCGTCTCCCGTCGTGCTCGGCATCGAGACCCCCGACCGCGACGAGATCCTCTCCGGCGTCCGCGAGGGCGACTCGATCGTGTGGACCGGCGGCTACGGCCTCGGCGAGAAGTCCAGGATCAGGGTCGCGAAGCCGTGAACATCGTCGCCTTCTGCCGGCGCAACGCCTACGCCGTGTACCTGCTCACCGCCTTCCTGACCGCGGCGGGCCTCTACGCCGCCTTCGTGCTCCCCAGCAACATCTACCCCGAGCTGAACTTCCCCCGCATCGTCATCCTCGCGCACTCCGGCGACCTCGCCCCCGAGACGATGCTGCCGTCGGTGACGCGCCCTCTCGAGGAGGCCGCCAGCACCGTGCTGGGCGTGCGTCGCGTGAGATCGAGGACCATCCGCGGCTCCACCGAGATCTCCGTCCTCTTCGATCCCGAGATGGACATGCCGTACGCCCTGCAGCTCCTCGAGGCGCGCGTCGGCGAGGCGCGCGCCTCGCTGCCCGCGGAGACCGAGACGGCGGTCGAGCGGGTCACCCCCGTGGTGTTCCCGGTGTTCAGCCTGATCCTGAACGGCGACGTTCCCGGAGCGGACCTCAGGGATTACGCCTACTACGTTCTCCGCCCGCTGTTCAGCCGGGTGCCGGGGGTGGGCAGGGTCGAGGTCCAGGCGACGGACACCCGCGAGGTGTCCGTGATCGTGGACCCCGAGAAGCTCCTCTCGCATCGGCTGTCGCTCCCGGAAGTGGCCGACCGGCTCAGGGCCACCAACGGGGTCGCGTCCGTCGGGCGCCTGCCCAAGGACTACCAGCAGTACCTCGTCCTCACCACCGGGCTCTACACGGACCTGGATCCGATCCGCGACACCGTCGTGGCGGTCGAAGGCCGGACCCCCATCCGCCTGCGCGACATCGCCGAGGTCCGCGACGGCGTCGAGGACCACACGGTCCTGATCACGGGGAACGGCGAGCCCGCCGCGCTCATCAACGTCTCGCGCCAGATCGGCGGCAACATCCTCCAGATCGTGGACGACCTCAAGGGGACCACCGCGCACCTGGGCTCCGCCATTCCGAAGACGCTCCATCTCTCGGTGGTCTACGACCTTGCCGAGTTCGTGCGCGACGCCATGGCCAGCGTGAGGGACGCCATCCTGATCGGCGCCGCGCTCGCGGTCCTGATCCTGTTCGTGTTCCTCCGCGAGACCCGCTCCACCCTGATCGCGGCGACGTCCCTGCCGCTTTCGGTCGCCGGCACCTTCTTCTTCGTCCACGTCCTCGGGGGCACGCTCAACCTGATGTCCCTCGGCGGGCTGGCGGTCGCCATCGGGTTGATCATCGACGACGCCGTCGTGGTCATCGAGAACATCTACCGCCACCTGGGGCTCGGCGAGGCCCCGGCCGACGCCGCGGAGCGCGGGACCCGGGAGCTGCTCGCGCCCGTCACCGGCTCCACCGCGACGACGCTGGTGGTATTCCTGCCCCTCGGGCTGCTCCAGGGCATGATCGGAGACTTCTTCCGGGCGCTGTGCCTCACCCTGAGCGTCTCGGTGCTCCTGTCCCTGGTCTTCGCGGTGACGCTGATTCCTCTCCTCTCGCAGCGTTTCCTCACCCCTCGCGCCCACCGGGAGTCGTCGGAGCGCTTCATCGAACCGGTCAACCGCGCCTACGAGCGCGCGGTGCGCTGGTCGCTCCGACGCCGGGGAATCGTGGCCGGGGCGGCGGCCCTCCTCGTGGCGCTGGCGGTCCTCCTCTTCACGCGGCTCGAGTCCGGGTTCCTGCCGGCGATGGACGAGGGGGGCTACGTCCTCGACTACTGGACCCCGCCGGGCACCTCTCTCGACGAGTCCGACCGGATGCTCCGCGGGATCGAGCAGCGCATCAAGGCCATGCCGGAGACCGCGTCGTTCTCCCGGCGCACCGGTGCGGAGATGGGGCTGTTCGTCACCCAGCAGAACCGGGGCGACATCCTCGTGAAGCTCAAGCCGAGGTCCGAGCGCAAGCGCTCGTGCGACGAGGTGATCTCCGATCTCCGCGGGCAGATCGAGCGGAGCGTCCCCGGGATCATCGTGGAGTTCGTCCAGCTCCTCCAGGACATGCTCGGCGACCTCGAGGGGTCGCCGGAGCCGGTGGAGGTGAAGCTCTTCGGCGACAGCATGCCCGAGCTCGAGAAGCTCGCGGACGACGTCGGCGCGAGGATCCGGAAGATCCCGGGCATCGTGGACTACAACGCGATCCAGAAGGGGAACCCGGAGATCGTGGTCCGGGTCGACGCTGCGCTCGCGGGGCGCGCCGGGCTGACCGTGGAGCAGGTCTCGCAGCAGGTCGCGGCGGGTCTGCTGGGCGAGGCGGCGACGTCCCTGCGCCGGGCGGACCGCGGCATCGGGATTCGCGTGCGGTTCCCGGACGCGTTCCGCTTCGACGGCGAGAACATCCGGCAGTATCCGATCGTCACGCCGGCGCGGCAGGTGGTGCCGCTCGCGTCGCTCGCGCGCGCGGAGCAGGTGCAGGGGGTGAGCGAGCTGAGCCGGGAGAACCAGCGGCTCATGGTGGCGCTGACCGCCCGCCTCGAGGACCGCGACCTGGGAAGCGTGATCCGCGACGTGAAGGAGGTCATGTCGTCGACGCGGATGCCGGAGGGCTCGACCTACGAGATCGGCGGGCAGTACGAGACCCAGCAGAGCTCCTTCCGCGTGCTGCTCGTGATCCTGGGGCTGGGGCTGGCCGCGGTGTTCACCGTGCTGGTCACCCAGTTCCGCGCCTTCCGCCCGGCGCTCGTCATCCTTTCCGCGGCTCCGCTGTCGCTGGTCGGCGTCTTCGCCATGCTGCTCGTCACGGGGACCCCGCTGAACGTCTCCTCGTTCATGGGGATCATCCTGATGGTGGGCCTCGTCGTGAAGAACGGCATCATCCTCTTCGACTACGTCCACAAGCTCCGCGAGAGCGAAGGCCTTCCGCTCGACGAGGCCCTGGTGCGGGCGGGACGCGTCCGCGTGCGCCCGATCCTGATGACCACGCTGGCCACGCTGTTCGGCCTGCTCCCTCTCGCGCTCGGACTCGGCTCGGGCGCGGAGCTCCAGAAGCCGCTGGCGCTGGCCGTCATCGGCGGGCTCCTGATCTCGACGTTCATCACGCTGCTGGTGGTGCCGGTGATGTACTCGCTCCTCGAGCCGTCGCGGATCCCGGCGGCTCCGGCGGCCGCCGCCGGTGAATAGCGTATCCGCGGCCGCGCGCCGCGTGCTGCTGGGGCTGATCGGCCGGGCCGTCACGGGCGCTCCGATCGAGCCGCCCGAGCGCGGTTGGGTCGACGCGGAGCTCGCCCTCTCGGGCTTCCGGAAGACGGCCAAGAGCCTCCTCGTGAGGCGGCTCATGCGTCGAGGCCTCGAGGCCGGCCCGGTCACGATCTTGACCCCCGCCCTCGGCGGCCTGTTCACGATCGCGACGCCGGGGACCGACTTCGGCGTCGGCTGGGAGATCCTCGAGCACGGCACCTACGAGCCGCACGTCGTCGAGTTCTACCGTCGAACGCTGAAGCCGGGCATGGCCGTCCTGGACGTCGGGGCCAACATCGGGTTCCACGCCCTGCACGCCGCCACGCTGGTCGGCCCCGCGGGAAGGGTCATCGCCGTCGAGCCCGATCCGCAGAGCGCGGCGCTCCTGAGGCTCAGCCTGTCGCTGGCCGGGGGGGGCCTGCCGGTCACGGTGCTCGAGGCGGCGCTCTCGGACGCGCCCGGAGAGCTGGTCCAGTCCGACCTGGGGAACGCGGGGAACAGCGGCGCGAGGTTCACGCACAAGGAGCGCGGGCGCCTCGAGGCGCTGGTGCACGGCGTCCATCCGCAATTCAGGACGGTGCGGGCGGTCGTTTGGGACGACGGCTACCCCGACACCCGGATCGACTTCGTGAAGATCGACATCGAGGGGTTCGAGCCGTACGCCCTCCGCGGCATGGAGCGGTCTCTCGCGCGGTACCGCCCGATCGTCCTCTCCGAGTTCGCCCCGTCGAACCTCACGAGCATCGGCGGCACCGAGCCCTCGGCGTACCTCGCGTGGTTCCGCGCCCGCGGCTACCGGGTCGAGCTCGTCGAGGAGAGGACGGCGCGCCCGCTCGCGGTCACCGACGAGGAAGCCTTGAGGAGCGTGGGCGGCGGGCATCACGTCGACCTGGCCTTCGTCCCGGAGTCGTGATGGCGGTGAAGGACGCGGAACTCGCACGAGGGAGCTTCCGTCCGTTCGACGGGCTCCTCGCGCTCGTGCCGGTCGCCGCCGTCCTCGAGATCGCGCACGCGCCCCCCGTCGCGATCTTCCTCGTCTCCGCCGCGGCGATCGTCCCCCTCGCGGGGATCATGGGCCGGTCGACGGAGCGGCTCGCCGAGCGCGTGGGTCCGGGAGCGGGCGGGCTCCTGAACGCCACGTTCGGCAACGCCGCGGAGCTGATCCTCGCGGTCGTCGGCCTCTCGCACGGCCTCGCCGACGTGGTGAAGGCCTCGCTCACCGGCTCGATCATCGGGAACGCGCTCCTGGTCCTGGGGCTGTCGATCCTCGCGGGGGGGCTCAAGCACAAGGTCCAGCGCTTCAACCGCACCGCGGCGTCCCTGGGCTCGACGCTGATGGCGCTGGCGGCCATCGGCCTGCTGGTGCCCACCGTCTTCTGGTACGCGGCGAGGGACCCGATGGTGCGGGCGGGGGCGGGGGCCACGCGGGCGGGGCTCGACCGGCTCGAGAAGGGGCTCTCCGTCGAGATCGCCGTGGTCCTCGGGGTCGTCTACCTCCTGAGCCTCGTCTTCTCGCTCGGGACGCACCGGCATCTCTACGCGGGGGACGGCGTGCATCCGAGTTCGGGCGGCGGAGAGAAAGGCGCCGCCGCGCCGCCGGGAGCCCGACGGAGCTCAGCGGCGACCGTGGTGGCGCTCCTCCTGGCCAGCAGCGCGCTCCTCGCGCTGCTCTCCGAGTTCCTGGTGGGATCGCTCGAGCCGACGGCCCGCGCGCTCGGCTTCACCGACCTGTTCGTCGGCGTGGTCGTGGTGGCGATCGTGGGGAACGCGGCCGAGCACTCGAGCGCGGTCGTCGCCGCGCTCCGGAACCGGATGGATCTCGCGCTCCACATCGCGATCGGCTCGGGGCTGCAGATCGCGCTGTTCGTGACCCCGCTCCTGGTCGGGATCTCGTATCTCGTCGGCCCCGCGCCGATCGACCTCCACTTCACGCTCCTCGAGGTCGGCGCCGTCGTGCTCGGCGTCGTCTCGGTCCACCTGGTCTGCCAGGACGGGGAGTCGAACTGGATGGAAGGGGTGCTCCTGCTGGCCGTCTACGCCATCCTCGCCGTGGCCTTCTACTTCCTCCCGGCGTGAGGGAGCGTCTCCGCGGACCGCCCGCCCATGCGATCGCCGAAGTTACAGAAGGACGCGCCGGAGGGGCGGTCCGTTAACCGGGCGAGCGGATTGAAGTCCCCGGGGCGCCGAGAGGACAATGAAGCTGCTGGCAGGGAGGTGCCCGCAATGACGCGGTCGGTGCTTCGGGAATGGGCGGCGCGGGGAGACCGGCGCGAGGCCTCGGCTTGGCTCGCGCTCCTCGCGATCGTCGCGCTCACCACGCTGATCCGCGTGCGGATGCTCGATTTCCCGCTGGAGCGCGACGAGGGGGAGTACGCGTACGCGGGACAGCTGATGCTCGAGGGCGTTCCCCCCTATCAGCTCGCCTACAACATGAAGCTCCCGGGCACGTATGCCGCCTACGCGCTGCTCATGGCCGTGTTCGGACCTTCGGCCCGGGGCATCCACGCGGGGCTGCTCGCGGTGAACGGCGCGGCGATCGCCCTGATGTTCCTGTTGGGGCGGCGGCTCTACGGCCCGCTGGCCGGGATCGCGTCGGCCGGGTGCTACGCGGTGATGTCCGTGAGCCCGGCCGTGATGGGGACGGCCGCGCACGCGACGCACTTCGTCGTGCTGGCGGCGCTCGGAGGCACCGTGCTGCTGCTGAGGGCCGTCGACGGCGACCGCATCGGCACCCTCAGCGCCGCCGGATTCCTGCTGGGCCTGGCCTTCGTCATGAAGCAGCACGGAGTCTTCTTTCCCGCCTTCGGCGCGGTCTATCTGGTCGGATCGCTCCTCCGCCGGCGCCCGGTTGAGCCGCCGAAGGTGATCGCGCGATCCGCCGCGTTCCTCGCGAGCGCGGCCTTGCCGCTCGGATTGACATGTCTCCTGCTCGGGTGGGCGGGGGTCTTCGGCAGGTTCTGGTTCTGGACGGTCTCCTACGCGCGCGCCTACGTGTCCATCGTCCCCCTGTCGAGCGCGACGAGCGCCCTCCTCGCGCAGCTCGGGGAGCAGGTGCGCGCGAGCACCCCCATCTGGATCCTGGCTGCGGCGGGGATGCCCCTGGCGTTCTGGAGGAACAACCCCTGCGGTCGCCGGCGCCTGTTCATGGCCGCCTTCCCCGCCTTCTCGTTCCTGGCCGTCTGCCCGGGCTTCTACTTCCGCGAGCACTACTTCGTTGTCTTGCTCCCGGCGGTCGCGCTCCTGGCCGGCGTCGCGATCGGAACGCTGGGTGCGAAGGGGAGACCTTGGCTCGCCTCGGGGGTGTTCGCGGCGGCCGCCCTGCTGTCGGTGGTCCAGGGAAGGGAGTTTTACTTCGAGATGACCCCGCTCGAGGCCTGCCGCGCGGTCTACCGGCTGAACCCCTTCCCAGAGGCGGCGGTCGTCGCGAGGTACATCGACGAGCACGCCGCGCGGGACGCTCGCATCGCGGTGCTCGGCTCGGAGCCCGAGATCTACTTCCTCTCGCGCCGCCGCTCCGCCACGGGGTACCTCTACATGTTCCCGATGACCGAGCGGCAGCCCTACGCGGAGACCATGCAGGTGGACCTGATCCGGGAGATCGAGGCGTCGCGCCCGGACTACCTGGTGTTCTCGCCGATCTGGGCGTCGGACCCGGCGCACATGGCGGTTCCGCGGCGGGTCGAGGAGTGGCTGGGCGGCTTCCTGGGACGGAACTACACGCAGGTCGGCCTGGCGGACATCGTCGCTCCCGACCGGACCGATTACGCCTGGGGTGCGGACGCCGCCCTCAGGGCGCCGAAGTCCGGCTGGTTCCTCTCGGTCCTGAAGCGGAGGTAGCCCGCCGCTCGGGTCAGTTATGCACGCACTGGCAGCAATTCGGCGGCACCATGCGAAGGTGGTAGCCGTCGGGACACGGGATGCAACGGACGCCTGCGCAGGTGGCCCTCGCGCTGGCCGGCGTCGAGGTGAAGAGCGCGGCGACGCCGACGAGAGCGACGGCGACGAGCAGGATCGCGAATACACGCTTCATGGCCGGATCCTCCTGTTCCCGAACACCATCTTAAGGCGATTCGTCGCGAACGCCTTGTCGCGGCCCCCGGGATTCGTCAGAATCACCTCGCGATGACGCGGTCTCTCACCTCGGTCCGGGGGACGTCCCGCCTCACCGGTTTGCTCGCGGCGGCGCTCCTCGTCGGTGCGACGCTCGTCATCTACCTCCCAGCGATCCACGGCGGGCTCATCTGGGACGACGACGCCCACGTGACCCGGCCGGATCTCCGCTCGCTGCACGGGCTCTCCAGGATCTGGCTCGAGCTGGGCGCCACGCAGCAGTACTACCCGCTGGCGCACAGCGCGTTCTGGCTCGCGCACCGGCTCTGGGGCGACGACACTCTCGGCTATCACCTGGCGAACATCCTGCTCCACGCTCTGGCGGCCGTCCTCGTGTGGCGAGTCCTGCTCCGGGTGAAGATCCCCGGGGCCTACCTCGCCGCGGCGGTCTTCGCGCTGCACCCGGTGCACGTCGAGTCGGTGGCGTGGATCACGGAGCTCAAGAACACACTGTCGGCCGTGTTCTACCTCGGGTCAGCCTGGGCCTACCTCCGGTTCGACGAGGACCGGCGCGTGCGCTGGTACGTCCTGGCGACGGGGCTGTTCGTCCTCGGGCTGCTGAGCAAGACGGTCACCGCCACGCTTCCGGCGGCGCTGCTGGTAGTCTTCTGGTGGCGGCGGGGACGTCTCGCCGTGAGACGCGACGCGCTGCCGCTCCTGCCCTGGCTCGGCATGGGCGCCGCCGCGGGCCTCGCGACCGCGTGGGTGGAGCGCGCGCTCGTCGGGGCCCAGGGTGAAGCGTTCTCGCTGACCGCGGTGGAGCGCTGTCTGCTCGCGGGCCGCGTGACCTGGTTCTACCTGGGCAAGCTGCTCTGGCCGGCGAACCTGACCTTCATCTATCCGCGATGGGAGGTGCGCCAGGACATCGCATGGCAGTACCTGTTCCCGCTGGCCGCGGGCGCGCTCGTTCTGGCCCTGTGGCTCCTGCGCCGGCGGTGGCGTGGACCTCTGGCGGCGTACCTGTTCTTCGTGGGAACCCTCTTCCCGGTCCTGGGCTTCCTCAACGTCTATCCGTTCCGCTTCTCGTTCGTGGCGGACCACTTCCAGTACCTGCCGAGCCTGGGGCCGATCGCCCTGGCGTCGGCGGGGATCGCTCTCGGCGCCGCGCGCCTGGGAAGCGTGCCGCGTTGGGCGAGCCGGGCGCCGGCGGTGGCGCTCCCGTGCGTGCTGGCGCTCCTGACCTTTCGGCAGAGCGCGACGTACAGCGACGTGGAGACGCTGTATCGGACGACCCTCGCGCGGAATCCGGGCTGCTGGATGGCGTACAACAACCTGGGCAACTTCCTGGCGGGCGAGGGTCGGAACCGCGAGGCGATCGATCTCCTGACGCGCGCGGCGCAGCTCCGGCCGGACCTCGCCGAGGTCCGCAACAACCTGGGACGCGCGCTGCTCCAGGACCGCCGGATTCCCGAAGCCGTCGAGCAGCTCGATCGTGCGCTCGAGCTCAAGACCGATTACACCGAGGCCCGCGTCAACCTCGGGGTCGCGCTCCTCCAGGAGGGGCGGGACGCCGAGGCGATCGCGACCTACGAGCGCGTGCTCGACCGCACGCCGGACAATGCTGAGGCGCACAGCAACCTCGGCCTCGTCCTCGCCCGGCAGGGTCGGGTCCGCGAGGCGACCGAGCACTTCGAGCGGGCGTTGCAGCTCAAGCCTGGCTATCCCGAGGCCCACTTCAATCTGGGAAACGTCCTGGCCGGCGCGGAGCGTCTCGACGAGGCCATCGCGCACTACGGCGAAGCGATCCGCTCCAGGCCGGACTACGCCGATGCCCACAACAATCTCGGGGTCGTCCTGCTCCGCCAGAGCCGGGTCCGGGAGGCCATCGAGCACTACGAGCGGGCGCTCAGGATCCGGCCGGACTTCGTCGAGGCCCACGACGGCCTGGGACTCGCCCTGGTCCAGGCGGGCCGGCTCCCCGAGGCCATCGCGCAGTACGATGAGGCGCTTCGCGTCCGGCCGGACTCCGAATCGATCCGCGATCACCTCCGGAGCGCGCGGGAGGCCCTGGCGCGGCGCCGGTAGCATCGTGCCCCACCGGTGACGACCCCGATCGGCGCGGCGCTCCGGGCGAGGTCGACTCCGGGAGTTTCGTCCTGCCGAAAACCGGGTTAAGATCCCCTTTCGTGCCCGGAGGACCTTCTCCATATGGAGGAGGACCGGGCTGGGGGGGGGGGGCGGGGAAGGCGCAATCGGGGCCAGAGCGCGCCGGAGGGCGGGTGCATCCCTGGGATCGCTTCGTGCGATTCGTCCTGCCGATCGGAGCGGCATGCCTCCTCACGACCGTGGGGGCCGTGGGCTGGTTCGCGCAGCCGGATCGCTTCGCACGCGGGTACGCCCCCGAGCAGCCGATCCCGTACTCGCACGCGCTTCACGCGGGGACGCTGAAGATCCCGTGCCTCTACTGCCATTCGGGAGCGGATCGCTCGCGGCATGCGGGGATTCCGGCGGTCGAGACCTGCATGAACTGCCACCGGGTCACCAAGACCGATCGCCCCGCGATCAAGGAGCTGACCGACGTCTTCGAGTCCGGCCATCCCCTCGAGTGGGTACGGGTCCACACGCTTCCGGATTACGTCTACTTCGACCACCGGCCGCACGTGAACGCCGGGATCGCGTGCCAGACCTGCCACGGCGAGGTCCAGACCATGACCGTCGTCTCCCGGCGGATGTCCATGCGCATGGCCAACTGTCTCGGGTGCCATCGCGACCCCAGGGCCGCCCTTCCCGCTGGCTCGACGATCCGGCGAGGGCCCGAGCACTGCAACGCGTGCCACCGATGACGCGGAGGACCGGAATGCCGCGATCCGACGACCGCAGGAGCTTCCTCGGGATGCTGGCCGCTCTCGTGGGAGGCCTCGCGTCTTCCCGGGTGGCCGGGAGCCGGTCTTCCCTCGGCGATTCCGCGAACGAGCCGGCGGATCCCTTGGGGCGGATCGAACCGGGGCCGTCACGACCCCGGCCCCTGACGCGCACCACGCCGCCGCGCCACTCCGTCCCGCGCGAGGAGGGTCCGCGGTGACGGCGAGACGATACTGGCGGTCGCTGGCCGAGTACCACGGCCTCCCGCCGACCGAGGACGAGCTCGTCGCCCGGGCCGCGCACGGCGTGGGGGAGCCGCCGGAGATTCCGGTCGATGGCCTCTCCAGGCGGCGCTTCCTCGGCCTGCTCGGCGCGTCGGCGGCGATCGCGTCGGGCGCGTCCT
The nucleotide sequence above comes from Terriglobia bacterium. Encoded proteins:
- a CDS encoding glycosyltransferase family 39 protein, with the translated sequence MTRSVLREWAARGDRREASAWLALLAIVALTTLIRVRMLDFPLERDEGEYAYAGQLMLEGVPPYQLAYNMKLPGTYAAYALLMAVFGPSARGIHAGLLAVNGAAIALMFLLGRRLYGPLAGIASAGCYAVMSVSPAVMGTAAHATHFVVLAALGGTVLLLRAVDGDRIGTLSAAGFLLGLAFVMKQHGVFFPAFGAVYLVGSLLRRRPVEPPKVIARSAAFLASAALPLGLTCLLLGWAGVFGRFWFWTVSYARAYVSIVPLSSATSALLAQLGEQVRASTPIWILAAAGMPLAFWRNNPCGRRRLFMAAFPAFSFLAVCPGFYFREHYFVVLLPAVALLAGVAIGTLGAKGRPWLASGVFAAAALLSVVQGREFYFEMTPLEACRAVYRLNPFPEAAVVARYIDEHAARDARIAVLGSEPEIYFLSRRRSATGYLYMFPMTERQPYAETMQVDLIREIEASRPDYLVFSPIWASDPAHMAVPRRVEEWLGGFLGRNYTQVGLADIVAPDRTDYAWGADAALRAPKSGWFLSVLKRR
- a CDS encoding tetratricopeptide repeat protein, producing the protein MTRSLTSVRGTSRLTGLLAAALLVGATLVIYLPAIHGGLIWDDDAHVTRPDLRSLHGLSRIWLELGATQQYYPLAHSAFWLAHRLWGDDTLGYHLANILLHALAAVLVWRVLLRVKIPGAYLAAAVFALHPVHVESVAWITELKNTLSAVFYLGSAWAYLRFDEDRRVRWYVLATGLFVLGLLSKTVTATLPAALLVVFWWRRGRLAVRRDALPLLPWLGMGAAAGLATAWVERALVGAQGEAFSLTAVERCLLAGRVTWFYLGKLLWPANLTFIYPRWEVRQDIAWQYLFPLAAGALVLALWLLRRRWRGPLAAYLFFVGTLFPVLGFLNVYPFRFSFVADHFQYLPSLGPIALASAGIALGAARLGSVPRWASRAPAVALPCVLALLTFRQSATYSDVETLYRTTLARNPGCWMAYNNLGNFLAGEGRNREAIDLLTRAAQLRPDLAEVRNNLGRALLQDRRIPEAVEQLDRALELKTDYTEARVNLGVALLQEGRDAEAIATYERVLDRTPDNAEAHSNLGLVLARQGRVREATEHFERALQLKPGYPEAHFNLGNVLAGAERLDEAIAHYGEAIRSRPDYADAHNNLGVVLLRQSRVREAIEHYERALRIRPDFVEAHDGLGLALVQAGRLPEAIAQYDEALRVRPDSESIRDHLRSAREALARRR
- a CDS encoding cytochrome c family protein, producing the protein MHPWDRFVRFVLPIGAACLLTTVGAVGWFAQPDRFARGYAPEQPIPYSHALHAGTLKIPCLYCHSGADRSRHAGIPAVETCMNCHRVTKTDRPAIKELTDVFESGHPLEWVRVHTLPDYVYFDHRPHVNAGIACQTCHGEVQTMTVVSRRMSMRMANCLGCHRDPRAALPAGSTIRRGPEHCNACHR